Proteins encoded within one genomic window of Ranitomeya variabilis isolate aRanVar5 chromosome 4, aRanVar5.hap1, whole genome shotgun sequence:
- the LOC143768606 gene encoding protein kinase C delta type-like produces MATTGRGEKSKKRSEENRKREEKRKREEESDTTDGFRKKRREEKREEKRKREEKKREKRKREEVSITTAGFRKKRREAEDNGLEDGEPTPGCSRDTETSSPYARLDMTNFAFHKVLGRGSFGKVVLTSVPSRNIYMAVKMIKKREDNENIIMRERRILLAARDCPFLCHLYAAHQSRKRAYFIMEYLSGGSLKALIEMYGSLNIDNVRFYTAEIVCGLQFLHGHNIVHRDIKPDNIMLDADGHIRIIDLGLAQDGVTSSNNISGETGTFHFMAPEVLRKRGYGTAVDWWSLGIVVSQMATGHSPFYTGSVSKMAYRAITKGEPEIPSWLDADMQDLIKKLLCKKPQKRLGVCGNIREHPFFTTIGWEDLEERRAKPPFIPFRPVLEKHLMQWPEEKKALNPMAGFNYVSPSWARLMRRSGL; encoded by the exons ATGGCGACTACTGGACGAGGAGAAAAGAGCAAGAAGAGGAGCGAGGAGAATaggaagagagaggagaagaggaagAGAGAAGAGGAGAGTGATACCACTGATGGATTCAGgaagaagagaagagaggagaagagagaggagaagaggaagagagaagagaagaagagAGAGAAGAGGAAGAGAGAAGAGGTGAGTATTACCACTGCTGGTTTCAGGAAGAAGAGGAGAGAGGCCGAAGACAATGGATTGGAGGATGGAGAACCAACACCTGGATGCAGCAGAGACACCGAAACATCCAGCCCCTACGCCAGGCTTGACATGACCAACTTTGCCTTCCATAAAGTCTTGGGTAGAGGAAGCTTTGGGAAA GTGGTCCTGACATCAGTCCCCAGCCGAAACATCTATATGGCTGTGAAGATGATCAAGAAAAGGGAGGATAATGAGAACATCATTATGAGAGAGCGGCGGATACTCCTGGCGGCCCGAGACTGCCCATTCCTATGTCACCTGTATGCCGCACACCAGTCTCGGAAGCGTGCGTATTTCATCATGGAATATCTGTCCGGAGGCAGCCTCAAGGCTTTGATTGAGATGTATGGCTCTCTGAACATCGACAATGTAAG attctacacagcagagatcgtatgtggcctccagttcctccacggacacaacatagtccaccg aGATATTAAGCcggataacatcatgttggatgccgatggccacatccgtatcatcgaccttgggcttgcccaagatggcgtcACCTCCTCCaataacatctctggagagacgggCACTTTCCATTTCATGGCCCCAGAGGTGCTTCGCAAAAGAGGATATGGTACAGCAGTGGATTGGTGGAGCCTGGGGATTGTGGTGTCCCAGATGGCAACAGGACACTCCCCATTTTACACCGGCTCCGTCAGCAAAATGGCTTACAGAGCTATTACCAAAGGAGAGCCTGAAATTCCATCTTGGCTTGATGCTGACATGCAAGATCTTATCAAGAAGCTGCTGTGCAAAAAGCCTCAGAAGCGATTGGGTGTGTGCGGGAACATCCgagagcatccattctttaccaccatcggctgggaggatctggaggaaaggagagccAAGCCGCCATTCATaccattcaggccagttctggagaaACATCTTATGCAGTGGCCAGAGGAAAAGAAAGCCCTTAACCCCATGGCCGGCTTCAATTATGTGTCACCCAGCTGGGCCCG GTTGATGAGAAGATCTGGGCTGTGA
- the LOC143767771 gene encoding protein kinase C delta type-like gives MATTGRGEKSKKRSEENRKREEKRKREDESDTTDGFRKKRREEKREEKRKREEKKRETRKREEVSITTAGFRKKRREAEDNGLEDGEPTPGCSRDTETSSPYARLDMTNFAFHKVLGRGSFGKVVLTSVPSRNIYMAVKMIKKREDNENIIMRERRILLAARDCPFLCHLYAAHQSRKRAYFIMEYLSGGSLKALIEMYGSLNIDNVRFYTAEIVCGLQFLHGHNIVHRDIKPDNIMLDADGHIRIIDLGLAQDGVTSSNNISGETGTFHFMAPEVLRKRGYGTAVDWWSLGIVVSQMATGHSPFYTGSVSKMAYRAITKGEPEIPSWLDADMQDLIKKLLCKKPQKRLGVCGNIREHPFFTTIGWEDLEERRAKPPFIPFRK, from the exons ATGGCGACTACTGGACGAGGAGAAAAGAGCAAGAAGAGGAGCGAGGAGAATaggaagagagaggagaagaggaagAGAGAAGATGAGAGTGATACCACTGATGGATTCAGgaagaagagaagagaggagaagagagaggagaagaggaagagagaagagaagaagagAGAGACGAGGAAGAGAGAAGAGGTGAGTATTACCACTGCTGGTTTCAGGAAGAAGAGGAGAGAGGCCGAAGACAATGGATTGGAGGATGGAGAACCAACACCTGGATGCAGCAGAGACACCGAAACATCCAGCCCCTACGCCAGGCTTGACATGACCAACTTTGCCTTCCATAAAGTCTTGGGTAGAGGAAGCTTTGGGAAA GTGGTCCTGACATCAGTCCCCAGCCGAAACATCTATATGGCTGTGAAGATGATCAAGAAAAGGGAGGATAATGAGAACATCATTATGAGAGAGCGGCGGATACTCCTGGCGGCCCGAGACTGCCCATTCCTATGTCACCTGTATGCCGCACACCAGTCTCGGAAGCGTGCGTATTTCATCATGGAATATCTGTCCGGAGGCAGCCTCAAGGCTTTGATTGAGATGTATGGCTCTCTGAACATCGACAATGTAAG attctacacagcagagatcgtatgtggcctccagttcctccacggacacaacatcgtccaccg aGATATTAAGCcggataacatcatgttggatgccgatggccacatccgtatcatcgaccttgggcttgcccaagatggcgtcACCTCCTCCaataacatctctggagagacgggCACTTTCCATTTCATGGCCCCAGAGGTGCTTCGCAAAAGAGGATATGGTACAGCAGTGGATTGGTGGAGCCTGGGGATTGTGGTGTCCCAGATGGCAACAGGACACTCCCCATTTTACACCGGCTCCGTCAGCAAAATGGCTTACAGAGCTATTACCAAAGGAGAGCCTGAAATTCCATCTTGGCTTGATGCTGACATGCAAGATCTTATCAAGAAGCTGCTGTGCAAAAAGCCTCAGAAGCGATTGGGTGTGTGCGGGAACATCCgagagcatccattctttaccaccatcggctgggaggatctggaggaaaggagagccAAGCCGCCATTCATACCATTCAG GAAATGA
- the LOC143768608 gene encoding protein kinase C delta type-like — MATTGRGEKSKKRSEENRKREEKRKREDESDTTDGFRKKRREEKREEKRKREEKKREKKKREEVSITTAGFRKKRREAEDNGLEDGEPTPGCSRDTGTSSPYARLDMTNFAFHKILGRGSFGKVVLTSVPSRNIYMAVKMIKKREDNENIIMRERRILLAARDCPFLCHLYAAHQSRKRAYFIMEYLSGGSLKALIEMYGSLNIDNVRFYTAEIVCGLQFLHGHNIVHRDIKPDNIMLDADGHIRIIDLGLAQDGVTSSNNISGETGTFHFMAPEVLRKRGYGTAVDWWSLGIVVSQMATGHSPFYTGSVSKMAYRAITKGEPEIPSWLDADMQDLIKKLLCKKPQKRLGVCGNIREHPFFTTIGWEDLEERRAKPPFIPFRPVLEKHLMQWPEEKKALNPMAGFNYVSPSWARLMRRSGL; from the exons ATGGCGACTACTGGACGAGGAGAAAAGAGCAAGAAGAGGAGCGAGGAGAATaggaagagagaggagaagaggaagAGAGAAGATGAGAGTGATACCACTGATGGATTCAGgaagaagagaagagaggagaagagagaggagaagaggaagagagaagagaagaagagAGAGAAGAAGAAGAGAGAAGAGGTGAGTATTACCACTGCTGGTTTCAGGAAGAAGAGGAGAGAGGCCGAAGACAATGGATTGGAGGATGGAGAACCAACACCTGGATGCAGCAGAGACACCGGAACATCCAGCCCCTACGCCAGGCTTGACATGACCAACTTTGCCTTCCATAAAATCTTGGGTAGAGGAAGCTTTGGGAAA GTGGTCCTGACATCAGTCCCCAGCCGAAACATCTATATGGCTGTGAAGATGATCAAGAAAAGGGAGGATAATGAGAACATCATTATGAGAGAGCGGCGGATACTCCTGGCGGCCCGAGACTGCCCATTCCTATGTCACCTGTATGCCGCACACCAGTCTCGGAAGCGTGCGTATTTCATCATGGAATATCTGTCCGGAGGCAGCCTCAAGGCTTTGATTGAGATGTATGGCTCTCTGAACATCGACAATGTAAG attctacacagcagagatcgtatgtggcctccagttcctccacggacacaacatcgtccaccg aGATATTAAGCcggataacatcatgttggatgccgatggccacatccgtatcatcgaccttgggcttgcccaagatggcgtcACCTCCTCCaataacatctctggagagacgggCACTTTCCATTTCATGGCCCCAGAGGTGCTTCGCAAAAGAGGATATGGTACAGCAGTGGATTGGTGGAGCCTGGGGATTGTGGTGTCCCAGATGGCAACAGGACACTCCCCATTTTACACCGGCTCCGTCAGCAAAATGGCTTACAGAGCTATTACCAAAGGAGAGCCTGAAATTCCATCTTGGCTTGATGCTGACATGCAAGATCTTATCAAGAAGCTGCTGTGCAAAAAGCCTCAGAAGCGATTGGGTGTGTGCGGGAACATCCgagagcatccattctttaccaccatcggctgggaggatctggaggaaaggagagccAAGCCGCCATTCATaccattcaggccagttctggagaaACATCTTATGCAGTGGCCAGAGGAAAAGAAAGCCCTTAACCCCATGGCCGGCTTCAATTATGTGTCACCCAGCTGGGCCCG GTTGATGAGAAGATCTGGGCTGTGA